In the genome of Quercus robur chromosome 3, dhQueRobu3.1, whole genome shotgun sequence, one region contains:
- the LOC126719009 gene encoding anthocyanidin 3-O-glucosyltransferase 2-like produces MELMFIPSPSISHLIPMVELAKLLTERDDRLMIKFFVMKQPSDSKVSAFIESLNSSSINNRIQFIDLPSEDEPTTSFDFFSFIESKKPRLKDVLSKLTLVESSSNTSRVAAVVLDMFCTPMIDVANEFGIPTYIYYTSGANFLGLIFHIQTLHDEHNQDIAAYKDSDTELVVPSFVNKVPAKVFPYGLFDNSIFFINQVRRFKETKGIIINTFMELEPFAINSYFNANTPLVYPVGPIMNLKGETYEPQNGFDVMKWLDDQPLSSVVFLCFGSMGSFEKDQVKEIAYALEHSGCRFLWSLRKPPPSGGIASTSDYTNLEEILPQGFIERTQGIGKVIGWAPQVAILAHSAIGGFVSHCGWNSTLESLWFGVPIAAWPMYAEQQINAFEMVKELGLAVEVKMDYDNSKQVIVTAKEIERGIREVMDPDNEIRKNMKEIKEKSRKALMDGGSSHSSLDRLIADLMGNIAH; encoded by the coding sequence ATGGAGTTGATGTTCATTCCATCCCCGAGTATTAGTCACCTCATACCAATGGTAGAGCTTGCAAAGCTATTAACAGAACGAGACGACAGGCTCATGATCAAGTTCTTCGTAATGAAGCAACCATCTGACTCTAAGGTTAGTGCCTTCATTGAATCACTTAATTCCTCCTCCATCAACAATCGTATCCAATTCATTGACCTCCCTTCTGAAGACGAACCCACCACTTCTTTCgatttcttttcatttatagAAAGCAAAAAACCCCGACTCAAAGATGTTCTTTCCAAGCTTACTCTTGTCGAGTCAAGCTCTAATACATCTCGAGTAGCTGCAGTTGTCTTGGACATGTTCTGTACACCGATGATAGATGTGGCTAATGAATTTGGTATCCCTACATACATATACTACACCTCGGGTGCTAATTTTCTTGGTCTCATTTTTCATATTCAAACCCTTCATGATGAACACAACCAAGACATTGCTGCTTACAAAGACTCGGACACTGAGCTGGTTGTGCCAAGTTTTGTCAACAAAGTCCCAGCTAAGGTCTTCCCTTATGGACTTTTTGAtaactccattttttttattaaccaaGTAAGACGGTTCAAAGAAACAAAGGGTATTATTATAAATACATTCATGGAACTTGAACCCTTCGCAATAAACTCCTATTTTAATGCCAATACACCACTAGTTTACCCTGTGGGACCTATAATGAACCTGAAGGGCGAAACCTATGAGCCCCAAAATGGTTTTGATGTCATGAAGTGGCTTGACGATCAGCCTCTATCATCAGTGGTATTCTTATGCTTTGGTAGCATGGGAAGTTTTGAAAAAGACCAAGTTAAAGAGATAGCATATGCATTAGAGCATAGTGGCTGTCGTTTCCTATGGTCCCTGCGTAAGCCACCACCAAGTGGTGGGATTGCAAGTACAAGTGATTACACGAACCTTGAGGAAATTCTGCCACAAGGGTTCATCGAACGAACACAAGGTATTGGTAAGGTTATTGGGTGGGCTCCACAAGTGGCAATCTTGGCCCACTCAGCAATTGGAGGGTTTGTGTCGCATTGTGGGTGGAATTCTACGTTGGAGAGCCTTTGGTTTGGTGTGCCTATTGCCGCTTGGCCAATGTATGCTGAACAACAAATTAATGCTTTCGAGATGGTGAAAGAGTTGGGATTAGCTGTTGAGGTTAAAATGGATTACGATAATAGTAAGCAAGTTATTGTAACAGCTAAGGAGATAGAGAGAGGAATAAGGGAAGTAATGGACCCCGATAATGAGATAAGGAAGAACATgaaggaaattaaagaaaaaagtaggAAAGCTTTGATGGATGGTGGATCATCGCACTCTTCATTGGATCGTCTGATTGCTGATTTGATGGGTAACATAGCTCATTGA
- the LOC126716454 gene encoding NAC domain-containing protein 58-like produces the protein MADREETERDTHSSSSDHRETQRKTQTRSSMAITVPVASKKKKKKKKKNEDMIMENELPVGFRFNPTDDELVTHFLRNRNLGKPTPFNAVKECDLYGKKEPWEIWDMFSAADGSRVVRELYFFTKLKTYNNGRRIDRRVGSGSGTWKKEHQLKTPGLVGVEKSRFTYENNDDKSSKSSSSSSSKSGRNGKWNLIEYKDLNPPNQDSNEYVVCRLSYSGKWRNNH, from the exons ATGGCTGACAGagaagagacagagagagacaCTCATTCTTCATCATCAGATCATAGAGAGACACAGAGAAAGACTCAAACACGTTCATCAATGGCCATCACTGTGCCTGTGGCcagcaagaagaagaagaagaagaagaagaagaacgaggACATGATAATGGAGAACGAACTCCCAGTAGGTTTCAGGTTCAACCCCACGGACGACGAGCTTGTCACTCACTTCCTCCGCAACAGGAATCTCGGAAAACCAACCCCTTTCAACGCTGTCAAGGAGTGTGACTTGTACGGCAAGAAAGAGCCTTGGGAAATCTGGGACATGTTTTCTGCCGCGGATGGATCACGCGTTGTTAGAGAACTGTATTTCTTCACGAAGCTCAAGACCTACAACAATGGCAGACGCATTGACCGAAGGgtgggttcgggttcgggtaCGTGGAAAAAGGAACATCAGTTGAAGACTCCGGGCCTAGTAGGGGTTGAGAAAAGTAGGTTTACCTATGAAAACAACGATGACAAGTCGTCGAAGTCGTCTTCTTCCTCGTCCTCGAAGTCGGGACGAAATGGTAAATGGAATTTGATTGAGTACAAAGACTTGAACCCTCCAAATCAAGAT TCCAATGAGTATGTTGTTTGCCGACTGTCATATAGTGGAAAATGGAGGAATAACCATTGA
- the LOC126719007 gene encoding senescence-associated carboxylesterase 101-like isoform X2 produces the protein MAYLEQYKKVSKDKRVGYYDRYKNKLDTSDIKVVEYMRCLTCYWEEMVDQAEKRPQTVGASLHTHSLSGGTNHRRMIEPLDIADYYKAGKQDYINQGRSKRYIILEQLLKETEKPSSGPNELKKQNVASSLTKDSCFWAHVEEARISSKLLSSGESNDMEKERNKLIEFENYVYGLMKNYAVSSEIFLPGSNFMTWWREYREIKGTFYRSHLTGLMNNKENYDKYAKCRLVIP, from the coding sequence ATGGCCTATCTAGAACAGTATAAGAAGGTGTCTAAGGACAAGAGAGTTGGATACTATGATAGATACAAGAATAAACTTGATACGAGTGATATTAAGGTGGTAGAGTATATGAGATGCCTCACATGTTACTGGGAAGAAATGGTTGATCAAGCAGAGAAAAGGCCTCAGACAGTAGGTGCCTCCCTTCATACCCATTCACTCTCCGGGGGAACAAATCACCGAAGGATGATTGAACCACTGGACATAGCTGATTACTACAAGGCAGGCAAACAAGACTACATAAATCAAGGAAGGTCAAAACGTTACATAATATTGGAGCAATTGctgaaagaaacagagaaaccTTCAAGTGGTCCAAATgaattgaagaaacaaaatgtGGCGTCAAGTCTGACAAAGGATTCTTGCTTTTGGGCACATGTTGAGGAGGCTCGCATTTCAAGCAAATTGCTGAGTAGCGGAGAATCAAATGAtatggagaaagaaagaaacaaattgaTTGAGTTTGAAAACTATGTATACGGTTTGATGAAAAATTATGCAGTATCTTCTGAGATTTTCTTACCTGGGAGCAACTTCATGACATGGTGGAGAGAGTATAGAGAGATTAAGGGAACTTTTTATCGTTCACATCTCACTGGCTTAATGAATAATAAAGAGAATTACGACAAGTACGCTAAGTGCCGCTTGGTGATTCCCTGA
- the LOC126719007 gene encoding senescence-associated carboxylesterase 101-like isoform X1: MAILNEQAFDPTRGLNDIKVYMAYLEQYKKVSKDKRVGYYDRYKNKLDTSDIKVVEYMRCLTCYWEEMVDQAEKRPQTVGASLHTHSLSGGTNHRRMIEPLDIADYYKAGKQDYINQGRSKRYIILEQLLKETEKPSSGPNELKKQNVASSLTKDSCFWAHVEEARISSKLLSSGESNDMEKERNKLIEFENYVYGLMKNYAVSSEIFLPGSNFMTWWREYREIKGTFYRSHLTGLMNNKENYDKYAKCRLVIP; encoded by the coding sequence ATGGCAATTTTAAACGAACAGGCTTTTGATCCCACCAGGGGGTTGAATGACATTAAAGTGTATATGGCCTATCTAGAACAGTATAAGAAGGTGTCTAAGGACAAGAGAGTTGGATACTATGATAGATACAAGAATAAACTTGATACGAGTGATATTAAGGTGGTAGAGTATATGAGATGCCTCACATGTTACTGGGAAGAAATGGTTGATCAAGCAGAGAAAAGGCCTCAGACAGTAGGTGCCTCCCTTCATACCCATTCACTCTCCGGGGGAACAAATCACCGAAGGATGATTGAACCACTGGACATAGCTGATTACTACAAGGCAGGCAAACAAGACTACATAAATCAAGGAAGGTCAAAACGTTACATAATATTGGAGCAATTGctgaaagaaacagagaaaccTTCAAGTGGTCCAAATgaattgaagaaacaaaatgtGGCGTCAAGTCTGACAAAGGATTCTTGCTTTTGGGCACATGTTGAGGAGGCTCGCATTTCAAGCAAATTGCTGAGTAGCGGAGAATCAAATGAtatggagaaagaaagaaacaaattgaTTGAGTTTGAAAACTATGTATACGGTTTGATGAAAAATTATGCAGTATCTTCTGAGATTTTCTTACCTGGGAGCAACTTCATGACATGGTGGAGAGAGTATAGAGAGATTAAGGGAACTTTTTATCGTTCACATCTCACTGGCTTAATGAATAATAAAGAGAATTACGACAAGTACGCTAAGTGCCGCTTGGTGATTCCCTGA